The DNA sequence TCATACCATACCTACAGTTTGTGAGCCCATTAACCAAATAATGCATTGTAGCATCGTTAGGAGAGCAATGGTTAAGCAGCATATGCTCAAAGTACGCTGCAGCTTGGATTGCTTTATCTTTCTTAAAGAGACTACCAAttagaactgtgtagtgtacaACATTGGGAAATAGACCCTCAGACTGCATACTTGCAAACAAAACTTCTGCACTGTCTGTGTTACCGATGTTGCAGTATccacatattagtgatgcgtaTGTAACAATATTCGGCTTGCATCTTCGCTTCATCATATCACATAAAAACCTAAGAGCTGCTTTTATGTCGCCTTTTTTAGCATAGCCATCGATAAGTGTAGTATATGTAAACTCATCTGGGATACACCCAACCTTTCTCATGCTGCTCATGCACATAACCGCCTCATTCATCATTCCAGACTTACAATATCCTTTTATCATAGCATTGTAGGCTACAATAtcacgatagccacctttttcttCCATGAACTCAAATATTTTCCTCGCATCACTGAGTTTGTCACTTCTAATGAATCCATCAATCAGAGTAGTATATACAAATTTATCAGGCTGGACTTTTTGCTCAAGCATCTCTACAAGAAGGTTCTTAGCTGCAGAAAGCATCCGTTTCTTGCATAGACCACTAATCAGCACATTATATATGTTAGCATCAGGCATCACCTGTCTCTCTGCCATCTTTTCCCGGACCATCAAAGCCTCATCAACCTGCCCGGAAACAACAAGGCCATGTATTAATGCTCCAAGTGTAACCACATCCGGAGTATGCCCTCTTCCAATCATTTCCACAAGCAAATCcgatgcaaccatcacctctcCTCTGACGCAGAAGCCATGAATCAAAGGAGTATAGCTTAACTGATTCGGTTCCAACTCCCTCCTAATGGCCTCCCTCAAAAGTTTCAGAGCCTCTTCAACATCCCCTTCCCGGCAAAACGCTGCTATCAAAGTATTGAATGTGACGACATCCGGGTCAAACCTGCTTGCAACCATCTGGTTCAGAACAGCCAATGCCTGTGACGCCGATCGGCATTTGCACAATGCATAAATCACAGTGTTGTAAATCTGCACGTTGGGGGACAGCCCTCTCTCCTTCATCTCCCAAAGCAAACTCTCAATCTTCGTCAAATCGCTTTTCCTCCCGAGCCAGTGAATGATAGCACCATATGTCACCACAGTTGGCATGATCCCCTTCATCTCCATCTCGCCCAACAGCAGCAACCCCCTCCCGACGTCCCCGCGTCGGCAGTAGCCATCGATCAGCACGTTGTAGAACACTGCGCCCGGGACGCACCCTTCTCCCCACCTGGCCTCAATGAGGCGCCTCCCCTCCTCCACCCGCCCTTCCAGGCACAGCCCGCGGACCATGACGCAGGTGCTGTAGTCATCCGCGCCGCCCTCCCGGTCCCGGGCGAGCATCTCGCCGTACAGCCTCCGGGCGCACTCCCACCGTCGGCGGTCCACGAGGAGCCTGAGCAGGCGGTTGCAGTGCGGCGCGTCGGGGAGCGCGCCGTGCAGGTCCCTGGCGCGCGCGCACGCCTCGGCGGCCTTCGCTTCCATCCCGGCGTCGGCGTAGGCGGCGGCGAGCGCGCCGAGGCTCCCGCGCGTGGGCGTAAC is a window from the Sorghum bicolor cultivar BTx623 chromosome 5, Sorghum_bicolor_NCBIv3, whole genome shotgun sequence genome containing:
- the LOC8085614 gene encoding pentatricopeptide repeat-containing protein At1g52620, giving the protein MYCNSQLKWQSSDSMQAIHSAASDSKGASGWLDAARGLPASPSNGHDAAQTQKRAAACARLAIDSRRGRPPPPPRARARRPRPPPQRLMSARLVPRVTPLLPHRPRPSPAIAPSLAASLARVLAARSTDPTWSRSLAALLPAPLPDARLAAAVSALGDADPDLAVALLSWHRAHHHCHGGTPLAHSALLRLLARARRFDAADAALRSMSLAGVTPTRGSLGALAAAYADAGMEAKAAEACARARDLHGALPDAPHCNRLLRLLVDRRRWECARRLYGEMLARDREGGADDYSTCVMVRGLCLEGRVEEGRRLIEARWGEGCVPGAVFYNVLIDGYCRRGDVGRGLLLLGEMEMKGIMPTVVTYGAIIHWLGRKSDLTKIESLLWEMKERGLSPNVQIYNTVIYALCKCRSASQALAVLNQMVASRFDPDVVTFNTLIAAFCREGDVEEALKLLREAIRRELEPNQLSYTPLIHGFCVRGEVMVASDLLVEMIGRGHTPDVVTLGALIHGLVVSGQVDEALMVREKMAERQVMPDANIYNVLISGLCKKRMLSAAKNLLVEMLEQKVQPDKFVYTTLIDGFIRSDKLSDARKIFEFMEEKGGYRDIVAYNAMIKGYCKSGMMNEAVMCMSSMRKVGCIPDEFTYTTLIDGYAKKGDIKAALRFLCDMMKRRCKPNIVTYASLICGYCNIGNTDSAEVLFASMQSEGLFPNVVHYTVLIGSLFKKDKAIQAAAYFEHMLLNHCSPNDATMHYLVNGLTNCRYGMINSNCSDTDQAHKKSALLDVFKGLISDGLDPRISAYNAIIFSLCRHNMLGKAMELKEKMSNKGCLPDPVTFLSLLYGFSSVGKSGKWRSALPNEFQQDEFEIICKYMTLLNQHVMSPVRDEVSRVLQLYAEEFQFLQQPEQSFAGS